A section of the Citrus sinensis cultivar Valencia sweet orange chromosome 8, DVS_A1.0, whole genome shotgun sequence genome encodes:
- the LOC102617521 gene encoding triosephosphate isomerase, chloroplastic isoform X2 translates to MHFQTNGTKESITKLVSDLNDAKLEADVDVVVAPPFVYIDQVKNSLTDRIEIAAQNSWVGKGGAFTGEISVEQLKDIGCKWVVLGHSERRHVIGEDDQFIGKKAAYALSEGLGVIACIGEQLQEREAGKTFDVCFQQLKAYADAIPSWDNVVIAYEPVWAIGTGKVATPEQAQEVHAALRDWLKNNVSADVATKTRIIYGGSVNGSNCAELAKQEDIDGFLVGGASLKGPEFATIVNSVTSKKVAA, encoded by the exons ATGCATTTTCAAACC AATGGAACAAAGGAATCTATCACCAAGCTTGTTTCGGACCTGAACGATGCAAAGTTGGAGGCAGATGTTG ATGTTGTGGTAGCGCCTCCCTTTGTTTACATTGATCAAGTGAAGAATTCATTAACAGATAGAATTGAGATAGCAGCTCAGAACTCTTGGGTCGGAAAAGGTGGAGCATTTACAGGAGAAATCAG TGTGGAACAACTGAAAGATATTGGCTGCAAGTGGGTTGTTCTGGGGCATTCTGAGCGCAGACATGTTATTGGTGAAGATGATCAG TTTATAGGGAAGAAAGCTGCCTATGCCTTGAGCGAGGGACTTGGTGTAATAGCTTGTATCGGGGAACAGTTGCAAGAGAGAGAAGCAGGAAAAACTTTTGATGTCTGTTTTCAGCAACTTAAAGCCTATGCAG ATGCTATACCCAGTTGGGATAATGTAGTCATTGCATATGAGCCTGTATGGGCTATTGGAACTGGTAAAGTGGCCACCCCCGAGCAGGCTCAGGAAGTACATGCTGCTCTTCGTGATTGGCTTAAAAACAATGTCTCAGCAGACGTTGCCACTAAAACACGTATTATCTATGGAG GGTCAGTAAATGGAAGCAATTGTGCTGAACTTGCAAAACAAGAGGATATTGATGGTTTTCTGGTTGGTGGCGCTTCCTTGAAG GGCCCAGAGTTTGCTACCATTGTCAATTCCGTAACATCCAAGAAAGTAGCTGCTTGA
- the LOC102617521 gene encoding triosephosphate isomerase, chloroplastic isoform X1 gives MASMVSTNCAQFSGLRRSSPTQSFSQHVNSHLRLFSSRRPRRGSSVVAMASSNKFFVGGNWKCNGTKESITKLVSDLNDAKLEADVDVVVAPPFVYIDQVKNSLTDRIEIAAQNSWVGKGGAFTGEISVEQLKDIGCKWVVLGHSERRHVIGEDDQFIGKKAAYALSEGLGVIACIGEQLQEREAGKTFDVCFQQLKAYADAIPSWDNVVIAYEPVWAIGTGKVATPEQAQEVHAALRDWLKNNVSADVATKTRIIYGGSVNGSNCAELAKQEDIDGFLVGGASLKGPEFATIVNSVTSKKVAA, from the exons ATGGCGTCAATGGTCTCCACAAACTGCGCTCAATTCTCCGGCCTGCGCCGCTCATCGCCCACACAGTCTTTTTCACAGCACGTCAACTCTCACCTCCGCCTCTTCTCTTCTCGTAGACCTCGCCGCGGCAGCAGCGTTGTCGCCATGGCCAGCTCCAACAAG TTCTTTGTTGGGGGAAACTGGAAGTGT AATGGAACAAAGGAATCTATCACCAAGCTTGTTTCGGACCTGAACGATGCAAAGTTGGAGGCAGATGTTG ATGTTGTGGTAGCGCCTCCCTTTGTTTACATTGATCAAGTGAAGAATTCATTAACAGATAGAATTGAGATAGCAGCTCAGAACTCTTGGGTCGGAAAAGGTGGAGCATTTACAGGAGAAATCAG TGTGGAACAACTGAAAGATATTGGCTGCAAGTGGGTTGTTCTGGGGCATTCTGAGCGCAGACATGTTATTGGTGAAGATGATCAG TTTATAGGGAAGAAAGCTGCCTATGCCTTGAGCGAGGGACTTGGTGTAATAGCTTGTATCGGGGAACAGTTGCAAGAGAGAGAAGCAGGAAAAACTTTTGATGTCTGTTTTCAGCAACTTAAAGCCTATGCAG ATGCTATACCCAGTTGGGATAATGTAGTCATTGCATATGAGCCTGTATGGGCTATTGGAACTGGTAAAGTGGCCACCCCCGAGCAGGCTCAGGAAGTACATGCTGCTCTTCGTGATTGGCTTAAAAACAATGTCTCAGCAGACGTTGCCACTAAAACACGTATTATCTATGGAG GGTCAGTAAATGGAAGCAATTGTGCTGAACTTGCAAAACAAGAGGATATTGATGGTTTTCTGGTTGGTGGCGCTTCCTTGAAG GGCCCAGAGTTTGCTACCATTGTCAATTCCGTAACATCCAAGAAAGTAGCTGCTTGA
- the LOC102617228 gene encoding disease resistance protein RPP13-like — protein sequence MAEAAVLYAVQRLSDLLTQEAVFSQGVRGEVLWLQRELTRMQGFLKDTDQQQDTDDGVRRWVSEVRNAAYDAEDIVDTFMVQPADGGGFWASLKKYACILNRGVNHYGVGKDIEELKGRIIDISRGAEAYGIRTISCTERNRSLTERFRHIRRTSSNAGNEQVVGFEENTKMLIKQLLKDEQQRFVISILGMGGLGKTTLARKLFNSTDVKGGFDCRAWVCVTQEYTTRDLLQKTIKSFQKPKIEDLELMERMTEEDLELHLYEFLEGRRYLVVVDDIWHKSAWESLRRAFPDNGNGSRIVITTRNEPVAMITDEKNFVYKLRFLNQEESWKLFCKKAFPDTADGQATVCSPGLEKLGREMVEKCRGLPLAIIVLGGLLSRRDSHEWHTVKNHLWWHLTQDSDHVSPILALSYDELPYQLKSCFLYLSLFPEDSLIDTEKLIRLWIAEGFIPEEEQDMENVAEEYLKELIDRSMIQIAERYLDKVKTCRIHDLIRELAIKKARALEFLDVYDGKVNLSYSSTSLTRRQVIPSGNMKYVSLVHFYPRLRSLLFFNPDRESINIKHLQTLCSSLRFLRVLDLEDTRIEHSGKVLRLTDSIGKLIHLRYFGFKCNSLVEFPRSIGNLQCLKTMVASGNSCWKLPSQISKLHQLRHLIARPLGHLQVSTLTNLQTLKYVNFQQWDAVDARNLINLQELEIREIPYTNMNFILQVNSLRSLTLQTDTAFNTLLPLSRCPNLIKLKLEGKINILPRSSDEFPPNLSVLVLYGSLLKEDSIPILEMLPSLTILHLGNDSFSGKKMVFSMAGFPQLQVLRLSWLRLLETLVVESGAMPRLKYFSIEDCNNQLMVPERLRMLPLPQEL from the coding sequence ATGGCTGAAGCTGCAGTGCTCTATGCTGTGCAAAGACTTTCTGATTTACTAACTCAAGAAGCAGTGTTCTCGCAAGGAGTGAGAGGTGAAGTCCTGTGGCTGCAAAGAGAATTGACAAGAATGCAAGGTTTCCTGAAAGACACGGATCAACAACAGGACACAGATGATGGAGTTCGCCGCTGGGTATCTGAAGTTAGAAATGCTGCTTACGATGCTGAGGATATTGTGGACACCTTCATGGTCCAACCAGCTGATGGAGGAGGATTTTGGGCTAGTTTGAAGAAGTATGCTTGCATATTAAACCGAGGAGTGAATCACTATGGTGTTGGGAAGGATATAGAAGAATTGAAGGGAAGGATTATTGATATTTCTCGTGGTGCAGAAGCTTATGGTATCAGAACCATCAGCTGTACAGAAAGGAACAGAAGCTTGACTGAGCGATTCAGGCATATTAGAAGGACCTCCTCTAATGCAGGCAACGAGCAAGTTGTTGGTTTTGAAGAGAATACAAAGATGTTGATCAAGCAGCTTCTTAAGGATGAGCAGCAACGTTTTGTGATTTCAATATTGGGCATGGGTGGCTTGGGCAAAACGACTCTTGCTCGAAAGCTCTTTAACTCTACTGATGTAAAAGGAGGATTTGATTGCCGTGCCTGGGTTTGTGTAACTCAGGAGTATACAACACGAGATCTTCTccagaaaacaataaaatcctTTCAGAAGCCCAAAATAGAGGATTTGGAATTGATGGAAAGGATGACAGAAGAAGACTTGGAACTGCATCTTTATGAGTTCTTGGAAGGGCGGCGATACTTGGTGGTCGTTGACGATATATGGCATAAAAGTGCCTGGGAGAGCCTAAGAAGAGCCTTCCCAGACAATGGGAATGGAAGTAGGATCGTAATAACCACTCGCAATGAACCTGTTGCTATGATCACAGATGAGAAGAACTTCGTTTACAAACTTAGATTTTTGAATCAAGAGGAGAGCTGGAAATTGTTTTGTAAGAAGGCCTTTCCAGATACTGCCGATGGTCAGGCAACTGTCTGTTCTCCGGGGTTAGAGAAGTTGGGAAGGGAAATGGTGGAAAAATGTCGCGGTTTACCACTTGCAATAATAGTATTGGGTGGGTTGCTATCAAGAAGAGATTCTCATGAGTGGCATACGGTGAAGAACCACCTATGGTGGCATTTGACACAAGATTCAGATCATGTTTCACCTATACTAGCCTTGAGCTACGATGAACTGCCATATCAGTTGAAGTCATGCTTTCTGTATTTGAGCCTTTTTCCTGAAGACTCTTTGATCGACACAGAAAAACTGATCCGGTTGTGGATAGCAGAGGGTTTTATTCCAGAGGAAGAACAAGATATGGAGAATGTTGCTGAGGAATACCTGAAAGAGCTCATCGACCGAAGCATGATTCAAATAGCTGAAAGATATTTGGATAAGGTCAAGACATGTCGCATCCATGATTTGATACGAGAACTTGCAATCAAGAAAGCCAGGGCATTAGAATTTCTTGATGTGTATGATGGGAAAGTAAATCTATCTTACTCTTCTACATCATTGACTCGTAGACAAGTTATTCCTTCTGGAAACATGAAGTATGTTTCGTTGGTACATTTTTATCCACGGCTAAGATCACTATTGTTTTTCAATCCTGATCGTGAGTCGATCAACATAAAGCATCTGCAAACTCTATGCTCAAGCCTCAGATTTCTAAGGGTGCTAGATTTGGAGGATACTAGAATTGAACACAGTGGAAAAGTTTTGAGGTTGACTGATTCGATAGGAAAACTGATTCACCTGAGGTACTTTGGGTTCAAATGCAATAGCTTAGTGGAGTTCCCACGATCCATTGGCAACCTGCAGTGCCTAAAAACCATGGTTGCCAGTGGTAACTCTTGCTGGAAGCTGCCTTCTCAGATAAGCAAGCTCCATCAGTTAAGACATCTCATAGCTCGTCCTCTTGGTCACCTTCAGGTTAGTACATTAACAAACCTCCAGACTCTTAAGTACGTAAACTTTCAACAGTGGGATGCGGTTGATGCGAGGAATTTGATTAATCTTCAAGAGTTGGAGATACGTGAGATACCTTATACAAATATGAATTTCATATTGCAAGTGAATAGCCTTCGGAGTTTAACATTGCAGACAGACACAGCCTTTAATACGCTGCTTCCCCTTTCTCGTTGTCCGAATCTCATCAAACTGAAGTTGGAAGGAAAAATCAATATTCTACCCAGAAGTAGTGATGAGTTTCCACCAAATCTTTCTGTCCTGGTCTTATATGGTTCATTGCTCAAGGAGGACTCTATACCAATATTGGAAATGTTGCCGAGCCTAACAATTCTTCACCTGGGAAATGATTCCTTCTCTGGAAAGAAAATGGTCTTCTCCATGGCAGGTTTTCCTCAACTCCAAGTTCTAAGACTTTCTTGGTTGCGCTTGTTAGAGACATTAGTGGTGGAGTCTGGAGCTATGCCTAGACTCAAATATTTCAGCATTGAAGACTGCAACAACCAATTGATGGTCCCAGAAAGATTGAGGATGCTCCCACTCCCCCAAGAATTGTGA